A single region of the Epinephelus fuscoguttatus linkage group LG14, E.fuscoguttatus.final_Chr_v1 genome encodes:
- the LOC125901421 gene encoding enhancer of rudimentary homolog: MSHTILLVQPTKRPEGRTYADYESVNECMEGVCKMYEEHLKRMNPNSPSITYDISQLFDFIDDLADLSCLVYRADTQTYQPYNKDWIKEKIYVLLRRQAQQAQK; encoded by the exons aTG TCCCACACCATCCTGCTGGTGCAGCCCACCAAGAGGCCAGAGGGAAGGACGTACGCTGATTATGAATCTGTCAACGAGTGTATGGAAG GTGTGTGTAAGATGTACGAGGAGCATTTAAAGAGAATGAACCCCAACAGTCCGTCAATAACATACGACATCAGCCAGCTGTTTGACTTCATCGATGACCTGGCTGACCTCAGCTGTTTGGT GTATCGTGCCGACACACAGACGTACCAGCCGTACAACAAGGACTGGATCAAAGAGAAGATCTACGTGCTGCTGCGCCGTCAGGCCCAGCAGGCACAGAAGTGA
- the si:ch211-168d23.3 gene encoding BRD4-interacting chromatin-remodeling complex-associated protein, with translation MEDEDGTCLLDVLCDPQALNDFLHGTNELQTEDLLINSSSGEPSLFTDAPSPVSLLGDGRDSPDTPPPGCVDLSFLEEALLSSPEGGEDPQVVQGGTPVEAGFEAKKGEVEEAEEAEVACDILQQSLQEAEITEQTMALEAGLAQPGDSLSLYSPAPLLSTPTVPFIPKSVTLPITQALPRDTQAAVEPPQPSLLAVGPGCPSLKPAAPPQLMGLLPGNVFPAASPETSFSLSPAQASSMIIHKAVPSMTSRPLITPTLRATAAAAAAPGIVLQRAPLPIQPKLPISIQPRLVQISPKPSGPKHTPGLTFVPGTASPNILLSQPPGQKPAAPPQQPTQQLPKPVSLQLVNQGGSFVLQPQGLFQGQNQFLLPGQSPVTISQSASAARPLLTPSHHGPSLHSVNPSTGQLVEGSQILTVPQRQLNFSPVFTTPSGQLALRQATVLSGPLQLQSAPPTVFQMPAQLAGTYTPGGQGQRTTLVHSPALGNHITLINSSGVLPPDLTSISIVNGPSVVQGLPFAAQAPAPQTGGVTEGQLSLQQASVVLLPERAIQEERSSSEETFHQLPQPYGHVLQHVSVQPTSAGLQSSSPPVVTVLQPPPEPPLAPDPAVEIPKLLMPPADMTQVMEEVTQSMSQNEAFMQHLQQQALSSPITSELLVGALPVVPMESLASPVANERETQPQTHTVSGQDAHTVMSDQCVEASPLHSNPEDTPLICSSPPVQDSERPAPTSFSPQITLPGPESSVPQITAPQPRIEPQVQYQVPHQLQVSQALFAQNQVQIQSSVSQPPVQLQVQVQVQQSSVSQPQSSVNPSVHSSPPPLRVSVPQQQPDPTAASASLSKGGDDSAVQQHTQNKPTAALVVESKPFTLDVHPPSPAAQGVQAHGPPAPRECAPIQTSQQTSTKLAGPLEQQREERLTPAMRRHRFQQQICLDHAAVQTPFTGPAFSTLKDAVRRLLPYHTCAGHLPTQDDFNLVDQEFDTVSGFLLKRTKDMVNKYRQLLVREAQQESPSAEMVMLERLFLQAERCALAEDRRRVRRDPESFMTALATSASSPHGAHSSGPSQLCSSGSPSSPPAWTRLSDRPPGLKTYRSSSRGALRLTIKQESGSRKVVHNSACDPGLKRDHMGQLTNGGGAVNERHSQAPNGAPQCPQRDEEISNGALPCNTAEEVPQTAPISKIKAPNPLSMPEPQVGCFELPPRDVSAPKLKCYRLDASSRPEQRFSPPPPPLQEDNMLSEHLQSAIDSILELQRLQGPSAAPTRATSGPSLDQAVTSILEGHL, from the exons ATGGAGGATGAAGATGGGACTTGTCTACTTGATGTTTTGTG TGACCCCCAAGCCCTGAACGACTTCCTTCATGGGACCAATGAG CTGCAGACTGAAGACCTGCTCATTAACTCCTCCTCTGGGGAGCCCTCCCTCTTCACAGATGCCCCG AGTCCAGTCTCTCTGCTGGGAGATGGCAGGGATTCCCCAGACACACCTCCACCTGGGTGTGTGGATCTGTCCTTCCTGGAGGAGGCCCTCCTGTCATCGCCGGAGGGCGGAGAAGACCCACAGGTGGTGCAGGGTGGGACACCTGTGGAGGCTGGATTTGAGGCAAAGAagggagaggtggaggaagcGGAGGAGGCAGAGGTGGCGTGTGATATCCTCCAGCAGAGCCTGCAGGAGGCTGAGATCACAGAGCAGACCATGGCTCTGGAGGCAGGTCTGGCCCAACCTGGGGACAGCCTGTCGCTGTACTCACCTGCCCCTCTCCTCTCTACACCCACCGTACCATTCATACCCAAGTCTGTGACCTTGCCCATCACCCAGGCATTGCCCAGGGACACCCAAGCAGCAGTGGAGCCCCCGCAGCCCTCCCTCCTGGCTGTCGGGCCAGGCTGCCCTTCTCTAAAACCTGCTGCCCCTCCTCAGCTGATGGGGCTCCTGCCTGGAAACGTGTTCCCTGCTGCTTCTCCAGAGACCTCCTTCTCTCTGAGTCCTGCCCAGGCGTCCAGTATGATCATCCACAAGGCTGTTCCCAGTATGACCAGTCGCCCTCTTATCACCCCAACCCTgagagcaacagcagcagcagcagcagcaccgggCATCGTCCTGCAGCGTGCCCCTCTTCCCATTCAACCCAAACTGCCTATCAGCATTCAGCCCAGACTTGTTCAAATTAGCCCCAAGCCTTCTGGGCCAAAACACACTCCAGGTCTTACATTTGTCCCTGGGACTGCCTCACCAAATATTTTACTCTCCCAACCTCCGGGCCAAAAGCCCGCAGCTCCTCCGCAGCAGCCCACCCAGCAGCTCCCCAAACCAGTCAGCCTGCAGCTGGTCAACCAGGGCGGCTCCTTTGTGCTGCAGCCTCAGGGACTCTTCCAAGGCCAAAACCAGTTCCTTCTTCCAGGCCAGTCCCCTGTTACGATCTCCCAGTCTGCCAGTGCAGCTCGACCGCTGCTGACCCCCAGCCACCATGGCCCGTCTCTCCACAGTGTGAATCCCTCCACTGGGCAGCTGGTAGAAGGCTCTCAGATCCTAACTGTGCCCCAAAGACAGCTGAACTTCAGCCCCGTCTTCACCACGCCTTCAGGGCAGCTAGCGCTCCGCCAGGCCACTGTGCTTTCAGGACCTCTGCAGCTACAGTCAGCGCCACCTACTGTCTTCCAGATGCCAGCGCAGCTGGCTGGAACCTACACTCCAGGAGGGCAGGGGCAGCGTACCACCCTGGTCCACAGTCCTGCTCTTGGAAACCACATTACCTTGATCAACAGTTCAGGGGTGCTTCCCCCGGATCTCACTTCCATCTCGATTGTCAACGGCCCCTCAGTAGTTCAGGGGCTGCCTTTTGCTGCACAGGCCCCTGCTCCTCAGACAGGAGGAGTGACAGAAGGACAGCTGAGCCTCCAGCAGGCCTCCGTGGTACTGCTGCCAGAAAGAGCCATtcaagaggagaggagcagctCAGAGGAGACGTTCCACCAGCTACCGCAG CCCTACGGACATGTCCTCCAGCACGTCTCGGTGCAGCCCACCTCTGCAGGGCTGcagtcctcctctcctcctgtagTCACAGTCCTGCAGCCTCCCCCTGAACCTCCTCTGGCCCCCGATCCAGCTGTGGAGATCCCTAAACTTTTGATGCCCCCAGCAGACATGACCCAAGTAATGGAGGAGGTGACGCAGTCGATGAGTCAGAACGAGGCCTTTATGCAACATCTGCAACAG CAAGCACTTAGTTCTCCTATCACATCTGAACTGTTGGTTGGAGCGCTGCCGGTAGTGCCGATGGAGTCGCTGGCGTCCCCGGTGGCCAATGAAAGAGAGACCCAGCCACAGACCCACACAGTCTCCGGTCAGGACGCCCACACTGTGATGTCTGACCAGTGTGTCGAGGCCTCTCCACTTCACTCAAACCCAGAGGACACACCACTGATCTGCTCCTCCCCTCCCGTTCAGGACTCAGAGAGACCAGCTCCGACGAGTTTCTCCCCTCAAATCACTCTGCCTGGTCCCGAGAGTTCGGTCCCTCAGATCACAGCCCCCCAGCCTCGCATTGAGCCCCAAGTCCAGTACCAGGTTCCTCATCAGCTCCAGGTCTCACAGGCCTTATTCGCCCAGAACCAGGTGCAGATCCAGTCATCTGTCTCCCAGCCTCCGGTCCAgctccaggtccaggtccaggtccagcaGTCGTCTGTCTCCCAGCCTCAGTCCTCGGTCAATCCGTCAGTCCACAGCAGTCCCCCCCCTCTGCGTGTCTCGGTGCCTCAGCAGCAGCCTGATCCCACGGCTGCGTCTGCTAGTCTCTCCAAAGGAGGAGACGACTCCGCTGTCCAacagcacacacaaaaca AGCCAACAGCTGCCTTGGTCGTGGAGAGTAAACCGTTTACTCTCGATGTCCATCCACCCTCTCCTGCAGCCCAGGGTGTCCAGGCTCATGGGCCCCCGGCCCCCAGAGAGTGTGCCCCCATCCAGACGAGTCAGCAAACCAGCACCAAG CTGGCAGGTCCTctggagcagcagagagaggagaggctcACACCAGCAATGCGCAGGCACAG GTTCCAGCAGCAGATCTGTTTGGACCACGCAGCGGTTCAGACCCCCTTCACCGGCCCGGCCTTTTCCACACTGAAGGACGCTGTTAGGCGCCTGCTGCCGTACCACACCTGCGCCGGTCACCTGCCCACTCAGGATGACTTCAATTTAG TGGACCAGGAGTTTGACACTGTGTCTGGTTTCCTGTTGAAACGCACCAAGGACATGGTCAACAAATACAGGCAGCTACTAGTTAGAGAAGCCCAG CAGGAGAGTCCGTCAGCAGAGATGGTGATGCTGGAGCGTCTCTTCCTCCAGGCTGAGCGATGCGCTTTAGCGGAGGACAGACGGAGAGTCCGCAGAGACCCAG AATCATTCATGACGGCCTTGGCTACATCAGCGTCTTCCCCCCACGGTGCCCACTCCTCCGGCCCCTCCCAGCTGTGCTCCTCCGGCAGCCCCTCCTCCCCACCAGCCTGGACCAGACTGTCCGACCGGCCCCCGGGACTGAAGACATACCGCTCCAGCTCCCGCGGGGCTCTCAGGCTCACCATCAAGCAGGAGTCCGGCTCCCGTAAGGTTGTCCACAACTCGGCCTGCGACCCTGGACTCAAGAGGGACCACATGGGGCAGCTGACCAACGGCGGCGGAGCTGTGAATGAACGCCACTCTCAGGCACCCAACGGAGCACCCCAGTGTCCTCAGCGTGATGAGGAGATCTCCAACGGAGCTCTGCCTTGTAACACCGCAGAGGAGGTCCCACAGACAGCACccatttccaaaataaaagccccaaACCCTCTTTCTATGCCAGAGCCACAGGTTGGATGCTTCGAGTTGCCTCCCAGAGATGTCAGTGCCCCGAAACTGAAATGCTACAGGTTGGATGCATCATCCCGGCCGGAGCAGCGGTTCAGCCCGCCGCCTCCCCCCCTCCAAGAGGACAACATGCTCAGTGAACATCTACAGAGTGCCATCGACAGCATCCTGGAGCTTCAGCGCCTGCAGGGCCCCTCTGCAGCCCCGACCAGGGCCACGTCAGGCCCTTCACTGGACCAGGCTGTCACCAGCATCCTGGAGGGACACCTGTGA